The nucleotide sequence AGGACGCCGAAAAGGAGGATTCCGCGACCGGGGAGGAAAGCGACCGTGCATGACGAGCAGCTTCCCCTGATGGCCCACCTGGAGGAGCTGCGCAAGCGGCTGGTCATAGCCGCCAGCTCCTGGTTTGTCGCCTTTCTCGGTTGCTACGCCTTCGCCGAAAAGCTCTTCAACTACATCGCGGCCCCGGTGAAGGCGGCCCTGCCCGAGGGGAGCTCACTGGTCTTCATCAACGCCACCGAGCCCTTCTTCACCTACATGAAGATCGGCGCCCTGGCCGGATTCCTGGTCGCACTGCCGATCATCTTCTGGCAGCTCTGGGCCTTCATCGCCCCCGGCCTCTACACCCACGAAAAACGCTACCTGATCCCCTTCGTGCTGGCGAGCTGTCTCTGTTTCGGCGTCGGCACCTATTTCGGCTTCTTTTTCGTCTTTCCGCAGATCTTCACCTTTCTCATCAGTTTCGGTCTCGACGGCAGCCTCGCTCCCATGCTCTCCATGGGCGGCTATCTCACCTTCGCCACCAAGCTGCTCTTCGCCTTCGGCATGGTCTTCGAGCTGCCGATCATCATCTTCTTTCTCGCCCGCATCGGCGTCGTCGACTACAAGTGGCTGGCGGCCAAGCGCAAGTACGCCCTGGTGATCGGCTTCGTCATCGGCGCCATCCTCACCCCGCCGGACGTCTTTTCGCAGACCGCGCTGGCGCTGCCGTTCGTTCTGCTCTACGAAATCGGCATCTGGGTGGCCCGCTTCTTCGGCAAGAAGAAAGCGGCCGACGAACCGGACGAAGAAGATGAGAAGCCAGAGGAGGGCGGGGCGGCCTGAGCGCCCGGCGCGCCCCCCAGCGGAACCGACTTCCGCCGGAGTGAACCGAACTACACACAACGGCCGTTTCCGAAAGGGAAACGGCCGTTGCCGTTTTGCGGTCACGCGGCACTGTCTTCACCTTTGCGCAGGTCGACTGGCCTTCAGCGATTGCCGCCCGGCGTCCACAGCCGGTCGCTCCGGCCGCCGTCGTTGGCCAGGCGGGCCCAGACGAAACAGAGGTCGGACAGGCGGTTGAGATAAACGAGCGCCTGGGGATTGACCCTGTCGGCCCCTTCTTCCTCGACCAGCCGCCAGGCCAGCCGTTCGATGCGGCGGGCGGTGGCGCGGGCCAGGTGCAGCAGCGCCCCCGCCCGGGTGCCGCCGGGCAGAACAAAACTCTCCAGGGGCTCGAGCAGTCCGGTCACC is from Geothermobacter ehrlichii and encodes:
- the tatC gene encoding twin-arginine translocase subunit TatC, yielding MHDEQLPLMAHLEELRKRLVIAASSWFVAFLGCYAFAEKLFNYIAAPVKAALPEGSSLVFINATEPFFTYMKIGALAGFLVALPIIFWQLWAFIAPGLYTHEKRYLIPFVLASCLCFGVGTYFGFFFVFPQIFTFLISFGLDGSLAPMLSMGGYLTFATKLLFAFGMVFELPIIIFFLARIGVVDYKWLAAKRKYALVIGFVIGAILTPPDVFSQTALALPFVLLYEIGIWVARFFGKKKAADEPDEEDEKPEEGGAA